From Pelotomaculum schinkii, one genomic window encodes:
- a CDS encoding DUF4855 domain-containing protein: protein MIFRITTFLLLLSLIFTLPAQAQPASPAFQDITGSFAEKAILELAQQGIISGINPVEFGPEQSLTRRDFAVLLAKVLGIQPFAPLKPTFSDVPFDAPGAGYVEALAKLGVWHGEGDGRLGADEPVLRQDAAVMLYRALEEQSLSSSLDGRYLDWGQISPYAEAGVVYVTGRGWMRGSDGCFFPLRELTRAEAAMIANQLVIMRKGQALTAIPVVSSRKLELKAGEAMHIAPETALIPLAFTTAYGVDDPSLGALSNDGIITAGKQAASATITVNAGLNSYEVITSVRASQAENKNEGVFAENSQPEKELTTGASYQVEQLAPDLGFQEKEYKSYSGPVEGLTSQGQAWTGFLRQQGREITVDLKTAQVVSSISLEFLQDAASGISLPGFLKAVVSPDGKSWYHLGQVSHNVDPADTVVQTKNLTLSFAPVITRYIKLSFPVNSWVFARHLSVRGGRRVDSPAVLAPAGYAVPSGEGFLNVPDMNNILLVYTGGNGDDGTWKSNDFQPMVAYQDSKWVIRGRLFDTMLFLPYADVPCTRDGWNAYLDDLFKEGAQLSALDEVVGRLNENTAITGKEKVILTIPYPDPKQQDFGALEEGGATLDFSGSVDSGEQAAVSRLKAVRWFYDSLISRWKMAGLNNLELSGIYWYSETIDQTVNGEKELVQGTARLVRGDGLEFFWIPYHGSRGYEDWRSYGFTRVFLQPNFYSVDSPPEERMDRTADLARRYNLGMELECDGNILYNRYYYDLFYRQLNRAKRLGLDQDITLAWYAGSKALVKAAASSSLKVRAVYDDIYSWINGTYAAPAGTVPEESVGAAGGQVETESDGLSRK from the coding sequence ATGATATTCAGAATAACAACCTTTTTGCTGTTGCTTTCCCTTATATTCACACTCCCAGCTCAAGCCCAACCGGCTTCCCCTGCTTTTCAAGATATCACCGGTTCATTTGCCGAAAAGGCGATCCTGGAGCTGGCGCAGCAGGGCATCATCAGCGGTATCAACCCGGTAGAGTTCGGCCCTGAGCAGAGCCTAACCCGCAGGGATTTTGCCGTCCTCCTGGCCAAGGTGCTGGGGATACAGCCGTTTGCTCCCTTGAAGCCCACTTTTTCTGACGTGCCCTTCGATGCGCCAGGCGCCGGTTATGTGGAGGCGCTGGCCAAACTGGGTGTTTGGCATGGTGAGGGGGACGGCAGACTGGGTGCGGATGAGCCGGTCCTGCGGCAGGATGCTGCCGTAATGCTTTACCGCGCGCTGGAGGAGCAGTCATTGTCATCGTCCCTGGATGGACGCTATCTTGACTGGGGCCAGATATCTCCCTATGCGGAAGCAGGCGTGGTCTACGTGACCGGCCGGGGCTGGATGAGAGGCAGTGACGGCTGTTTCTTTCCCCTGCGGGAGTTGACCCGCGCTGAAGCGGCGATGATAGCCAACCAACTAGTGATTATGAGAAAGGGACAGGCCCTGACGGCTATTCCGGTAGTCTCATCGAGAAAGCTGGAACTAAAGGCAGGGGAAGCCATGCATATTGCTCCGGAGACGGCGCTTATACCTCTAGCCTTTACCACCGCCTACGGGGTGGACGACCCGTCCCTTGGAGCATTGTCAAATGACGGGATTATTACCGCCGGCAAACAGGCCGCTTCTGCCACCATCACAGTTAACGCCGGTTTGAACTCCTATGAGGTAATAACAAGCGTAAGGGCTTCACAGGCGGAAAACAAAAATGAGGGCGTGTTTGCAGAAAACAGCCAGCCTGAGAAGGAACTGACAACCGGCGCTTCCTACCAGGTGGAACAGCTGGCGCCCGATTTGGGGTTTCAAGAGAAAGAATACAAGAGCTACTCCGGCCCTGTCGAAGGGCTTACATCCCAAGGCCAAGCCTGGACTGGGTTTCTACGCCAGCAGGGACGGGAGATTACTGTCGATCTGAAAACAGCCCAAGTCGTCAGCAGTATTTCACTTGAGTTTTTACAAGATGCAGCGTCGGGAATAAGTCTTCCCGGTTTCCTAAAAGCTGTGGTTTCTCCGGACGGGAAATCGTGGTACCACTTAGGGCAGGTCAGCCATAATGTTGACCCTGCCGATACGGTGGTGCAGACTAAAAATTTGACTCTTTCCTTTGCGCCCGTCATCACGCGCTATATAAAGCTCAGCTTTCCCGTGAACAGCTGGGTCTTTGCGAGGCATCTTTCAGTCAGGGGAGGCAGACGTGTGGATAGTCCTGCGGTTCTGGCTCCTGCCGGTTACGCAGTCCCATCCGGTGAAGGCTTCTTGAATGTTCCGGACATGAACAACATTCTATTGGTCTATACCGGCGGCAACGGTGATGATGGAACCTGGAAAAGTAATGACTTTCAGCCGATGGTAGCCTACCAGGACAGCAAGTGGGTTATCAGGGGCAGGCTCTTTGATACGATGCTCTTTTTGCCCTATGCGGATGTACCCTGCACCAGGGATGGCTGGAATGCCTATCTGGACGACCTGTTTAAGGAGGGGGCGCAGCTTTCCGCCCTGGACGAGGTGGTGGGGCGTTTGAATGAAAACACTGCAATAACAGGAAAAGAAAAGGTCATCCTGACTATCCCCTACCCTGATCCAAAACAGCAAGATTTCGGAGCGCTGGAAGAAGGTGGGGCGACCCTGGATTTTTCCGGATCCGTTGATAGCGGAGAGCAGGCTGCTGTGAGCAGGCTAAAAGCCGTACGGTGGTTTTATGACAGCCTGATCAGCAGGTGGAAGATGGCCGGGCTAAACAACCTGGAATTATCAGGGATATACTGGTACAGTGAAACGATAGACCAAACTGTTAACGGAGAGAAAGAACTGGTGCAGGGTACGGCGCGTCTGGTACGTGGTGACGGGCTTGAGTTTTTCTGGATTCCCTACCACGGGTCGCGCGGTTATGAGGACTGGAGGTCATACGGCTTCACCCGCGTATTCCTGCAGCCGAATTTTTACTCGGTGGACAGCCCGCCGGAGGAACGCATGGATCGTACGGCGGACCTGGCCAGGCGCTATAACCTGGGAATGGAGCTGGAGTGTGACGGTAATATCCTCTACAACCGCTATTACTACGACCTGTTCTACAGACAGTTGAACAGGGCCAAGCGGCTGGGGCTGGACCAGGACATCACCTTGGCCTGGTATGCGGGTTCCAAGGCGCTGGTCAAGGCGGCCGCAAGCAGCAGCCTCAAAGTACGGGCCGTATACGACGACATTTACAGCTGGATCAACGGGACCTATGCGGCTCCGGCCGGCACAGTGCCTGAGGAGTCTGTGGGCGCCGCTGGTGGGCAGGTTGAAACGGAGAGCGACGGTCTGTCCAGGAAATAG
- a CDS encoding DUF5615 family PIN-like protein, with amino-acid sequence MRFLADMGISNRTVKWLRQKGYDAIHLSEEGLQRLSDQDVLLKAQRENRTILTVDLDFGYLVATSESNLPSVIIFRLNDERSEVVNRRLEKVLTVCKHDIEAGVIISVNEKSIRTRRLPF; translated from the coding sequence ATGAGATTTTTGGCGGATATGGGTATCTCAAATCGAACTGTCAAATGGTTGCGTCAGAAAGGTTATGACGCTATTCATTTAAGTGAGGAAGGCTTGCAAAGGTTATCTGATCAGGATGTTCTTTTAAAAGCGCAGCGAGAAAATCGCACTATTTTAACGGTGGATTTAGATTTTGGCTATCTTGTTGCAACAAGTGAAAGTAATTTGCCAAGTGTTATTATATTCCGGTTGAACGACGAACGTTCTGAAGTAGTTAATAGACGTCTTGAAAAAGTACTAACAGTATGCAAGCATGATATCGAAGCAGGTGTAATTATTTCTGTTAATGAGAAGTCTATACGTACGCGAAGATTACCGTTTTAG
- a CDS encoding peptidoglycan-binding protein, protein MKRSLKLFTICLATLLILFLQNTAGFADQSVLKEGMSGDGVLKLQQKLRDLGYYQGTPDGVFGPGTRSAVASFQSANNLTADGIAGVGTLEALRLSGSNGGVLKEGMTGDSVLKLQQKLRDLGYYQGTPDGSFGPGTRSAVASFQSANNLTVDGIAGAGTLEALRVLSSNNGEQSALKEGMSGDSVLKLQQKLRDLGYYQGTPDGSFGPGTRSAVASFQSANNLTVDGIAGAGTLAALRQGGTMASAGNTAAGGEPAALKQGMSGDNVLKLQTKLSELGYYQGVPDGAFGSGTRSAVANFQYDNKLTVDGVAGEKTLLALQSANPQVALANRGQAIDRDTQAIVAFARQYLGVPYAWAGQGPSGFDCSGFTYYVFDYFNINLPRTADGQYSAGSKVSKVSKLQPGDLVFFSTYEAGPSHVGIYIGDNQFIHSSSGAGVVTITSLSDSYYKARYLGARRVIG, encoded by the coding sequence TTGAAAAGGAGTTTGAAGCTTTTTACAATCTGCCTGGCAACGCTGTTGATTTTATTCCTCCAAAACACTGCCGGTTTTGCTGACCAATCCGTGTTAAAAGAAGGCATGTCCGGGGACGGTGTGCTAAAACTTCAACAAAAATTGCGCGATTTGGGTTACTATCAAGGTACGCCGGACGGAGTCTTTGGTCCGGGCACCCGCAGTGCTGTCGCCAGCTTTCAGTCGGCCAATAACCTGACTGCGGACGGCATCGCCGGTGTGGGTACATTGGAGGCGTTGCGCCTTTCCGGCTCAAATGGCGGAGTCCTCAAGGAAGGCATGACCGGAGACAGTGTGTTAAAGCTCCAACAAAAACTGCGCGATCTGGGCTACTATCAGGGCACGCCTGACGGTTCCTTCGGGCCCGGTACCCGCAGCGCCGTAGCCAGCTTTCAATCCGCCAACAACCTTACGGTGGACGGTATCGCTGGGGCGGGCACATTGGAAGCCTTGCGCGTTCTGAGTTCAAATAATGGAGAACAATCAGCGTTAAAAGAAGGCATGTCCGGAGACAGCGTGTTAAAGCTCCAACAAAAACTGCGTGATTTAGGCTACTATCAGGGCACGCCGGACGGTTCCTTCGGGCCCGGCACCCGCAGCGCCGTAGCCAGCTTTCAATCCGCCAACAACCTTACAGTGGACGGTATCGCTGGGGCGGGCACACTGGCAGCGTTGCGCCAAGGAGGCACGATGGCCTCTGCAGGGAATACTGCGGCAGGCGGCGAGCCGGCAGCGCTAAAGCAAGGCATGTCCGGGGACAACGTACTTAAACTGCAAACAAAGCTGAGCGAGTTAGGCTACTATCAGGGCGTGCCTGACGGCGCTTTCGGTTCCGGCACGCGCAGCGCTGTCGCCAACTTTCAATATGACAACAAGCTTACTGTAGACGGCGTCGCCGGCGAGAAAACATTGCTGGCGCTGCAAAGCGCAAATCCTCAAGTAGCGCTTGCCAATCGCGGACAAGCTATAGACCGGGACACTCAGGCGATTGTAGCGTTTGCCAGGCAATACCTTGGAGTGCCGTATGCCTGGGCCGGTCAAGGACCGTCAGGTTTTGACTGTTCAGGGTTCACTTACTATGTATTCGATTACTTCAATATTAATTTGCCGCGTACAGCCGACGGGCAGTATAGTGCCGGCAGCAAGGTCAGCAAGGTCAGCAAGCTTCAGCCAGGGGATTTGGTGTTCTTCAGCACCTATGAAGCAGGACCGTCACATGTAGGCATATACATAGGCGACAATCAATTTATCCACTCCAGCTCCGGCGCGGGTGTTGTTACTATAACTTCTCTATCTGATTCATATTACAAAGCGAGGTATTTAGGCGCCCGAAGAGTTATTGGTTAA
- a CDS encoding DUF433 domain-containing protein gives MFGFDRVTFDRRIMGGQACIRGMRLPVSLIVNLVAHGKSFDEILDEYPDLEIEDIQQALKYAAFLTRDNIYAQ, from the coding sequence ATGTTTGGCTTTGACCGTGTAACGTTTGATAGGCGCATAATGGGAGGGCAAGCATGTATTCGTGGAATGCGCTTACCGGTTTCACTCATTGTTAATCTCGTAGCGCATGGTAAGAGTTTTGATGAAATTCTTGACGAGTATCCGGATTTGGAAATAGAAGATATCCAGCAGGCATTAAAGTATGCGGCATTTTTGACTCGTGACAATATATATGCTCAGTGA
- a CDS encoding HRDC domain-containing protein has product MKQGGLSTPCSNLEPYAHFNTFCACAKEEVIISKNGKEDLVRELKRFRLIKSREESIAVYLIFNKEEMDALITAYPTSEDELLKEKGFGKIKVGKYGKDILEIFKE; this is encoded by the coding sequence TTGAAACAGGGGGGGCTCAGCACTCCCTGTAGTAATCTCGAGCCATATGCCCATTTTAATACCTTTTGTGCATGTGCTAAAGAAGAAGTAATTATTAGTAAAAATGGCAAAGAAGATCTTGTGAGAGAACTCAAGAGATTTAGATTAATAAAATCAAGGGAAGAAAGCATTGCAGTTTATTTGATCTTTAATAAAGAGGAAATGGATGCATTAATTACTGCTTATCCAACTAGCGAAGATGAGTTGCTTAAAGAAAAGGGGTTTGGTAAAATAAAGGTTGGTAAATATGGTAAAGATATATTAGAAATTTTCAAGGAGTAA
- a CDS encoding indolepyruvate oxidoreductase subunit beta → MKLDIVISGVGGQGSVLASRALAGAGMGLGLDVRTSEIIGMAQREGSVTSQVRIGEQLFGATIPDHEADILLGFELAETIRALPKLKPGGVIIASSSAIVPVSVQLGISSYDREAMRRYLREQPGKVVLLDLDELAKSAGNIKTGNVIILGALSTLPGLPFEPEQLQQAVLNLIPEKLQNTNKRAFEVGRRAMEVA, encoded by the coding sequence ATGAAGCTCGATATAGTTATCAGCGGCGTCGGCGGTCAGGGGTCCGTGCTGGCCTCCCGGGCGCTGGCCGGCGCAGGTATGGGCCTGGGACTGGATGTGCGCACCTCGGAAATAATCGGGATGGCCCAAAGGGAAGGCTCTGTCACCAGCCAGGTGCGGATAGGTGAACAGCTCTTCGGCGCCACCATACCGGACCACGAGGCCGATATCCTGCTCGGTTTTGAACTGGCGGAAACCATAAGAGCCCTGCCCAAGTTGAAACCGGGCGGCGTCATTATCGCCAGCTCCTCCGCCATCGTCCCGGTTTCGGTGCAGCTGGGCATCTCCAGCTACGACCGGGAGGCAATGCGACGGTACCTGCGGGAACAACCCGGAAAGGTAGTTTTGCTCGACCTGGATGAACTGGCCAAAAGCGCCGGCAACATTAAGACCGGCAACGTCATTATCCTGGGAGCCCTGTCCACCCTGCCGGGACTTCCTTTTGAACCGGAGCAACTGCAGCAGGCAGTCTTAAACTTAATTCCGGAGAAGCTTCAGAATACCAACAAGCGCGCTTTTGAAGTCGGGCGCCGGGCCATGGAGGTGGCGTAA
- a CDS encoding nickel-dependent hydrogenase large subunit, translating into MSKKRVMFSPVTRLSGLLSVEVVEERGGIIEAKAGGTLFRGIEAIMKGRHITDAVYLTQRVCGICSLAHGTVAGYLLDGLYDHELPENAQYLRNIMLAADTLQNHIRHFYFFSLPDYVKMPEQPPFLNQNLHDHRLSQQDNARLVNHYFRSVAVSQECHQLLTVFGGKIPHQHSFVHGGVAVAPTADKISQCLALIHSVHSFVKECLVPDTELIASAYRDYFRIGGTPGRFLSFGMFRFGSKNQSPLWRSGVLAGAQLSVPDVRLISEDITSSWFVNADGQEIPSPSKPAAYSYIKSVQYAGQTFEMGPLARMLINGFYRGGNSAMDRIYARSMETLLITELVIDWLNKLVPGPPPIQQKKVPVKEYAVAATDVMRGALLHSARIKGEQVEEYRIITPTAWNFSPKNNKVQTGPVESALTGTVIPGPDMLYTVLGRIIRSFDPCISCGTHVLNAKGDLTGKMVF; encoded by the coding sequence GTGAGTAAAAAGAGAGTTATGTTTAGCCCGGTCACACGCTTAAGCGGCCTCTTATCGGTAGAAGTGGTAGAGGAGCGGGGGGGTATTATAGAAGCAAAGGCCGGCGGCACCCTGTTCAGGGGCATTGAAGCGATCATGAAGGGACGTCACATAACCGACGCGGTTTATTTAACCCAGCGGGTTTGCGGCATCTGTTCGCTGGCTCACGGCACTGTTGCCGGTTACCTGTTGGATGGGCTTTATGACCATGAATTACCGGAAAATGCCCAGTATTTAAGGAATATCATGCTGGCGGCAGATACTTTGCAGAACCATATCAGGCATTTTTATTTTTTCAGCCTGCCTGATTATGTTAAGATGCCGGAACAGCCGCCTTTTTTAAACCAAAACTTACACGATCACAGGCTGTCCCAACAGGATAACGCACGTTTGGTAAACCACTATTTTCGCTCTGTTGCCGTCTCTCAGGAATGTCACCAGTTGTTAACGGTATTTGGCGGCAAAATACCGCACCAGCATAGTTTTGTCCACGGCGGTGTGGCAGTGGCTCCCACCGCTGATAAAATAAGCCAGTGCCTGGCTTTAATTCATAGTGTGCATAGTTTTGTTAAGGAGTGCCTCGTTCCGGACACCGAGCTGATAGCAAGCGCTTACAGGGATTATTTTAGAATAGGGGGGACACCCGGAAGATTTTTATCCTTTGGCATGTTTCGTTTCGGGTCTAAAAACCAGTCCCCCCTCTGGCGCAGCGGTGTATTGGCAGGAGCTCAACTGAGTGTACCTGATGTCCGGTTAATCAGTGAGGATATAACCAGCTCCTGGTTTGTCAATGCCGATGGCCAGGAAATTCCCAGCCCAAGTAAACCCGCAGCCTATTCCTATATTAAATCCGTCCAGTATGCCGGACAGACCTTTGAAATGGGCCCATTGGCACGGATGTTGATCAATGGTTTCTACCGTGGGGGCAATTCCGCCATGGACCGGATTTATGCCCGCTCCATGGAAACCCTGCTGATAACTGAACTGGTAATAGATTGGCTGAATAAACTTGTTCCCGGCCCACCTCCAATCCAACAAAAGAAAGTACCGGTAAAGGAATACGCTGTGGCAGCAACGGACGTGATGCGCGGCGCTTTGCTGCACAGTGCCCGGATTAAGGGGGAGCAGGTGGAGGAATACAGGATTATTACGCCGACCGCCTGGAACTTTTCGCCTAAGAACAACAAGGTTCAGACGGGACCCGTAGAGAGCGCCCTGACAGGGACAGTCATTCCCGGGCCGGACATGTTATATACAGTTTTGGGGCGGATCATCCGTTCCTTTGACCCCTGTATAAGCTGCGGCACTCATGTGTTAAATGCTAAAGGAGATTTAACGGGTAAGATGGTTTTTTGA
- the iorA gene encoding indolepyruvate ferredoxin oxidoreductase subunit alpha, with amino-acid sequence MGNEAIAYGAIEAGVQVAAAYPGTPSSEVLSTLAGLAREKGFYAEWSVNEKVALEVAAGAAYAGARSLAAMKQVGLNVASDPLMSLAYIGVKGGLVLVVADDPGPHSSQTEQDTRLFARFAKLPVLDPATPREALEMTKYAFDLSEKLLLPVILRPTTRTCHACQDVEIQDGNASLQPISGFQRSPNWVIFPNLSARKHVWLNGQQEVARDSFESSPFNQLTINKQSDVGIIACGVSYNYVMEALQLTGLAASVLKIGTPYPLPAGPVLKLLQHAKKILVIEEQEPVVEDQVIALAWKNRYTTQISGKNDNHSPREGEFNVNKVRSILESFYGRQPEQAATFTAPELPLRTPVLCAGCSHRASFYILKEAARGKDTLFAGDIGCYTLGAMAPLYTTDTCLCMGASVSIAAGLSRVEPHRKQVAFLGDSTFFHSGIPGLINAVHNGANITLIILDNSTTAMTGHQSHPGLNRTAMGPTDRSIDIARMAEACGVEFVRVADPFDLKTAMQVAKEALAFDGPSVVVMQRACVAQMKKGRRRRINPDLCTGCGACVDELGCPAIGKPAGSPEILDNCFGCGFCDQVCPVGAIEEV; translated from the coding sequence ATGGGAAATGAAGCAATTGCCTACGGCGCGATAGAGGCCGGCGTTCAGGTAGCTGCCGCCTATCCGGGCACACCCTCCTCGGAAGTTCTGTCCACCCTGGCCGGATTGGCCCGGGAAAAGGGCTTTTACGCTGAGTGGTCGGTCAACGAGAAAGTAGCCCTGGAAGTCGCGGCAGGCGCCGCCTACGCCGGAGCGCGGTCGCTGGCGGCCATGAAGCAAGTCGGGCTGAATGTGGCCTCCGACCCACTGATGAGCCTGGCCTACATCGGTGTCAAGGGCGGGCTGGTATTAGTGGTGGCGGACGACCCCGGACCGCACAGCTCCCAGACCGAACAGGACACCCGCCTGTTTGCCCGGTTTGCCAAACTCCCGGTCCTCGACCCGGCCACGCCACGTGAAGCGCTGGAAATGACCAAGTACGCCTTTGATTTATCAGAGAAACTGCTCCTGCCGGTAATCTTAAGGCCAACCACGCGGACCTGCCACGCCTGCCAGGACGTGGAGATACAGGATGGCAACGCATCGCTCCAGCCTATTTCCGGTTTTCAAAGAAGTCCCAACTGGGTGATCTTTCCCAACCTATCCGCCCGTAAACATGTCTGGCTCAACGGCCAGCAGGAAGTCGCGCGGGATAGCTTCGAGAGTTCACCATTTAACCAGCTAACAATTAATAAACAATCTGACGTGGGGATTATAGCCTGCGGTGTCAGCTACAACTACGTGATGGAGGCGCTGCAGCTGACCGGCCTTGCAGCCTCCGTCTTGAAAATCGGCACTCCCTACCCCTTGCCTGCCGGTCCGGTCCTAAAGCTTTTGCAGCATGCCAAAAAAATCCTGGTAATTGAGGAACAGGAGCCGGTGGTGGAAGACCAGGTTATCGCCCTGGCCTGGAAAAACCGGTATACGACGCAGATATCCGGTAAAAACGACAATCATTCGCCACGTGAAGGCGAGTTCAATGTGAATAAAGTAAGGAGTATCCTGGAAAGTTTTTACGGCCGGCAGCCTGAGCAGGCTGCAACCTTTACTGCGCCGGAGCTGCCTTTGCGCACGCCCGTCCTATGCGCCGGTTGTTCGCACCGTGCCTCCTTCTATATTCTTAAAGAAGCCGCGCGTGGCAAAGACACGTTATTTGCCGGGGATATCGGCTGCTATACTTTAGGCGCCATGGCGCCTTTATACACAACGGACACCTGCCTTTGCATGGGCGCCAGTGTCAGCATCGCCGCAGGCTTAAGCCGGGTGGAGCCGCACCGCAAACAGGTAGCCTTTCTGGGAGACTCCACCTTCTTTCACTCCGGCATACCGGGCCTGATTAACGCGGTACACAACGGCGCCAACATCACTCTGATTATTCTTGACAACAGTACCACGGCTATGACCGGCCACCAGTCCCACCCCGGGCTTAACCGTACAGCAATGGGGCCGACTGACAGGTCGATTGACATAGCCCGGATGGCTGAAGCCTGTGGCGTAGAGTTTGTGCGGGTGGCTGATCCCTTTGATCTGAAAACAGCCATGCAGGTGGCTAAAGAGGCCCTTGCTTTTGACGGGCCATCCGTAGTGGTTATGCAGCGTGCGTGTGTTGCGCAAATGAAAAAAGGGCGGCGCCGCAGGATTAACCCCGATCTCTGTACAGGATGCGGCGCCTGCGTTGACGAATTGGGCTGCCCCGCCATCGGTAAACCGGCCGGCAGTCCGGAAATTCTGGATAACTGCTTTGGTTGCGGCTTTTGCGACCAGGTCTGCCCCGTCGGGGCCATCGAGGAGGTTTAG
- a CDS encoding alpha/beta fold hydrolase, whose translation MNIRLMASMAALAILIIKILIFSSSTPQPVTPIQQMQNLPPPQEETYVIFVPGLDTSCDGTPYNTMGFEYFRTSFERLGFSYNDKHFLMYSYTGGLVQEGRWYPKPYRPADTGQPIQFSVNHLKNMIDEFTRSHPQAHYLLVGHSLGGRIVFDYVTKYRLGNAGPIKGVITLNSPLTGLSYNRIDLLGSVRKIWGSPAVRQLAAENQLKDKLGIERQKNEAARRMIQAGIHVATFGTRQDVVVNPFMACLTDEYGAPITKGYVLSVSCFSMLPLDLFGHMRILYQQKVAEEIVHAYCANINKR comes from the coding sequence ATGAACATACGCCTAATGGCCAGCATGGCAGCGTTGGCCATTCTCATCATTAAAATATTAATATTTTCGTCTTCAACCCCCCAACCAGTAACCCCTATTCAACAGATGCAAAACCTCCCACCCCCTCAGGAAGAAACTTATGTTATCTTCGTGCCCGGGCTTGATACCAGTTGTGATGGAACCCCCTACAATACCATGGGTTTTGAATATTTTCGCACGTCATTTGAACGATTGGGCTTCAGCTACAATGACAAGCATTTTCTGATGTACAGCTATACTGGCGGCCTGGTGCAGGAAGGGCGGTGGTATCCAAAGCCTTACCGGCCTGCAGACACAGGACAGCCGATCCAGTTCAGCGTCAACCATTTGAAAAACATGATTGATGAATTCACCCGGAGCCATCCGCAGGCCCATTACCTCCTGGTAGGACACAGTCTCGGAGGCAGGATTGTATTTGACTATGTCACCAAGTATCGCCTTGGAAACGCGGGGCCCATCAAAGGAGTTATTACCCTTAATTCCCCCCTTACCGGCTTATCCTACAACAGGATTGATTTACTTGGGTCAGTCCGAAAAATATGGGGATCACCGGCGGTAAGACAGTTGGCCGCAGAAAACCAGTTGAAAGACAAACTGGGAATAGAAAGGCAAAAAAATGAAGCCGCCCGAAGGATGATTCAGGCAGGCATCCACGTGGCCACATTTGGAACCCGGCAGGACGTAGTTGTTAATCCGTTCATGGCCTGCCTCACAGACGAGTATGGAGCTCCGATAACTAAAGGGTATGTTTTGTCCGTTAGCTGCTTCTCCATGTTGCCGCTGGACTTGTTCGGGCACATGCGTATCCTGTACCAGCAAAAAGTGGCTGAAGAAATCGTCCATGCATACTGCGCCAACATTAACAAACGCTAG
- a CDS encoding phenylacetate--CoA ligase family protein → MSVVSIKTKKRFDLEEIIGGQEAKLREFLPRIYKNSPFYRKKLDEAGIDPLGVKTMADLARLPFTSKEELRQGYPLGLQAVPEEKVVRIHSSSGTTGKPIIVPYTANDVSIWAEMMARCMAMAGVTNRDRVQVTPGYGLWTAGIGFQAGVERLGAMAIPMGPGNTEKQIEFMIDLQSTVLTATSSYALLLGEEINRRGLKDKIKLRIGIIGSERWGDKMRARIEELLGIDSFDIYGLTEIYGPSISIDCPEHAGLHYWSDHLLFEIIDPVTGAQLPPGKEGELVVTTLTKEGMPLLRYRTHDITRLLTEQCACGSPYPMHARVLGRTDDMVKIKGVNIYPGQIDHVLKITEGAGSEYQIIVKRSEGKDSILIKAEALEGQPLDKVAGELKKNIKTRIGILTDVEAVPHGSLPRSEKKSKRVYDYREC, encoded by the coding sequence ATGTCAGTGGTATCAATTAAAACCAAGAAGCGTTTCGACCTGGAGGAAATCATTGGCGGCCAGGAAGCCAAACTGCGTGAGTTCTTACCGCGCATCTACAAGAATTCGCCGTTTTACCGCAAAAAGCTGGATGAGGCCGGAATAGACCCGCTGGGTGTGAAAACCATGGCCGATCTGGCCCGGTTACCATTCACCTCCAAGGAGGAGCTGCGCCAGGGCTACCCGCTGGGGCTGCAAGCCGTTCCGGAAGAAAAAGTGGTACGTATCCACTCCTCATCAGGCACCACCGGCAAGCCGATCATCGTACCCTACACCGCCAACGACGTTTCAATTTGGGCCGAGATGATGGCCCGCTGCATGGCCATGGCCGGGGTAACCAACCGGGACCGCGTCCAGGTCACCCCCGGCTACGGGTTGTGGACGGCGGGGATCGGCTTTCAGGCCGGGGTGGAACGGCTGGGCGCCATGGCCATTCCCATGGGCCCCGGCAACACGGAAAAACAAATTGAGTTTATGATCGATCTGCAAAGCACCGTCCTGACCGCGACTTCCTCTTACGCCCTGCTCCTGGGAGAAGAAATCAACAGGCGGGGACTTAAAGACAAGATCAAGCTGCGCATCGGTATCATCGGTTCGGAGCGCTGGGGCGACAAAATGCGGGCCAGGATCGAAGAACTTTTAGGCATCGATTCCTTTGATATCTACGGCCTTACCGAAATTTACGGGCCCAGTATCTCCATCGACTGCCCTGAACACGCCGGTCTGCACTACTGGAGCGACCACCTGCTTTTTGAAATCATCGACCCGGTCACAGGCGCGCAGCTGCCTCCAGGTAAGGAAGGCGAGCTCGTCGTTACAACCTTGACCAAGGAGGGCATGCCCCTCTTGCGCTACCGTACCCACGACATCACCCGCCTTCTGACTGAACAATGCGCCTGCGGCAGCCCCTACCCAATGCACGCCCGGGTCCTTGGCCGCACCGACGATATGGTTAAAATCAAAGGGGTCAACATCTACCCCGGCCAGATTGACCACGTGCTGAAAATAACCGAAGGAGCCGGCAGCGAATACCAGATCATAGTAAAACGCTCTGAGGGCAAGGACTCCATCCTGATTAAGGCTGAAGCGCTGGAGGGCCAACCACTTGACAAGGTGGCCGGCGAGCTGAAGAAAAATATAAAAACCCGCATTGGGATCCTCACGGACGTGGAAGCCGTCCCACACGGTTCTCTGCCACGGAGCGAAAAGAAAAGCAAAAGAGTATATGACTACAGGGAGTGCTGA